The Rhizoctonia solani chromosome 14, complete sequence genome has a segment encoding these proteins:
- a CDS encoding NUDIX family hydrolase, which yields MHIPGIPPLPSLDITSEGSQQGYEAWRQVTALKRFTNAFVLDPTENKVSAPQFIRATRGSLFILLGLKKRGFGIGIYNGFGGKVDVGETVADAALRELQEESHLSASLEPCGLLFFVGAGHAHAHHITVFRAHTWQGQPTETDEMRPEWFAYPSLEIPSTSISSGNNTYPPFPYSAMWKDDPLWIPHLLTDKYFVARVDYGPVPVPSPGQTVEPVSDGTGYIVDGTTVDAGMQKWIVGTMSKEEWEASRVWEV from the exons ATGCATATCCCCGGTATACCCCCGCTTCCTTCTTTGGATATTACATCCGAGGGCTCTCAGCAGGGCTACGAAGCATGGCGTCAGGTTACTGCACTCAAG CGCTTTACGAACGCGTTTGTGCTTGACCCTACGGAAAATAAGGTCTCCGCCCCCCAGTTTATTCGAGCCACGCGCGGAAGCTTATTT ATTCTTCTGGGGCTCAAGAAACGCGGGTTTGGCATAGGAATCTATAATGGGTTTGGTGGAAAGGTCGATGTTGGGGAAACAGTAGCTGATGCTGCCTTGCGGGAACTGCAG GAAGAGTCCCACTTATCCGCCTCGCTCGAACCATGCGGCCTCTTATTCTTTGTAGGCGCCGGCCACGCACACGCACACCACATAACAGTATTCAGAGCTCACACATGGCAAGGCCAACCCACAGA AACAGATGAAATGCGTCCTGAATGGTTCGCCTATCCCTCTCTCGAGATTCCTTCCACTTCAATCTCCTCGGGCAATAATACGTACCCGCCGTTTCCTTACTCGGCAATGTGGAAGGACGATCCGCTCTGGATACCACACCTCCTCACGGACAAATACTTTGTCGCTCGAGTCGACTATGGTCCAGTCCCGGTCCCCAGTCCAGGCCAAACGGTCGAACCGGTTTCGGACGGGACTGGGTACATCGTGGATGGGACGACTGTCGATGCGGGAATGCAAAAATGGATAGTCGGGACGATGAGCAAGGAGGAATGGGAGGCTTCTCGAGTATGGGAAGTGTAG